From a single Labrenzia sp. PHM005 genomic region:
- a CDS encoding glycoside hydrolase family 5 protein, whose amino-acid sequence MRFLLPIKRSLWASLLAIAVNTSSAFSQPANHCFTQDTFPAFANAPLLKKMARGVNLPNWDTDHIEYRPNFATVRDLYGQGFTHIRLPVFHSAFNDADFGSADLADYTHWVLSVIEKLTGIGYAVTIDFHPDGDFNRLLRTNTEAGYRRLEQSWRFLAEALQDTPPELVAIEFLNEPDLTPEIWHSHAERLAHKMRQWLPRHTIVVGPSGPMRHESLADFHPLDDPNVIYAVHFYDPFIFTHQGAEWHPPSDPVRLSVGVPFPSRENDPRIDALIDRLTEEGHLQAAEEVRQIFEEPWTAKDIENAFNTVQRWSQKHGRPVVVNEFGVLSYDAPRTDRLFWLGTVVNAVEERCIGWTHWDYSDGFGIVDPRTHEPDKDAINALLKSKDASIPQNQ is encoded by the coding sequence ATGCGGTTCCTTCTTCCGATCAAGCGCAGTTTGTGGGCGAGCCTTCTGGCAATCGCGGTGAATACTTCTTCAGCTTTCAGCCAACCAGCTAATCACTGTTTCACTCAGGATACCTTTCCGGCGTTTGCCAATGCGCCGCTTTTGAAAAAAATGGCCCGCGGTGTGAACCTGCCGAATTGGGATACCGACCACATCGAGTACCGTCCCAACTTTGCGACTGTGCGCGACCTTTATGGCCAGGGTTTCACCCATATCCGTTTACCGGTTTTCCACTCAGCATTTAACGATGCGGACTTTGGATCCGCAGATCTAGCGGACTACACGCATTGGGTTTTGTCTGTGATCGAAAAGCTGACTGGGATCGGATACGCAGTAACAATCGACTTCCACCCGGATGGAGATTTCAATCGGCTTCTCAGAACTAACACGGAAGCGGGATACCGGCGCTTGGAACAGAGTTGGCGCTTTCTGGCAGAAGCACTTCAGGACACGCCCCCAGAATTAGTCGCTATCGAGTTTTTGAATGAACCGGACCTGACACCAGAAATTTGGCACAGCCACGCGGAAAGGCTAGCTCACAAGATGCGGCAATGGCTGCCTCGTCATACGATTGTTGTTGGGCCATCCGGGCCTATGCGCCATGAAAGTCTTGCCGATTTTCATCCCTTAGACGACCCGAATGTCATTTATGCAGTCCATTTCTACGACCCGTTCATCTTCACCCATCAGGGCGCTGAATGGCATCCGCCTTCAGATCCTGTCCGGCTTTCCGTCGGTGTTCCTTTCCCATCCCGCGAAAATGACCCACGGATTGACGCGCTGATTGACCGATTGACCGAAGAGGGCCATTTGCAAGCGGCAGAAGAAGTCCGTCAAATTTTTGAAGAACCCTGGACCGCCAAAGACATCGAGAACGCATTCAACACCGTTCAAAGGTGGTCGCAAAAACATGGCCGTCCGGTGGTAGTGAATGAATTCGGCGTACTATCTTACGACGCTCCACGAACCGACCGCTTGTTCTGGTTGGGTACAGTTGTAAATGCAGTGGAAGAACGGTGCATCGGATGGACGCACTGGGATTATTCTGACGGATTTGGAATAGTGGATCCAAGGACGCATGAGCCTGACAAAGACGCAATAAATGCGCTTTTGAAATCCAAAGACGCCTCCATTCCCCAAAATCAATAG
- a CDS encoding WecB/TagA/CpsF family glycosyltransferase, giving the protein MNGQQTSKQARSVQARSADAKHLAELARSYLPVKTLGGLPITWTDRTTAAETLIAQALAKRGQPAKPFYSTSANGQVVVMCSEDSAVLDEFLHADQILADGMPMVWLSKFKHKLPNVERVATTDLYHDVAEIAQKIGASFYLLGSDEESNEAAVNRTAELYPDLEIAGRRNGYFSANEEDKIVAEINKLGPDFLWVGMGVPREQQFVSRNLNKLTNVGVIKTSGGLFDFLSLKRSRAPKWMQALGLEWLYRTILEPRRLGPRYLQTNHKALFKFLED; this is encoded by the coding sequence ATGAACGGTCAGCAAACATCAAAACAGGCACGGAGTGTCCAGGCGCGTTCGGCAGACGCAAAACACCTAGCGGAGCTGGCACGTTCATATCTGCCGGTAAAGACCCTCGGCGGACTGCCAATTACGTGGACCGACCGCACTACGGCCGCCGAAACACTTATTGCTCAGGCTCTCGCCAAACGGGGGCAGCCTGCGAAACCGTTTTATTCGACTTCGGCAAATGGTCAGGTTGTCGTGATGTGCAGCGAAGACAGCGCTGTGCTTGATGAGTTCTTGCATGCCGACCAAATTCTGGCCGACGGAATGCCAATGGTCTGGCTATCAAAATTCAAACACAAACTTCCGAACGTTGAGCGGGTCGCAACAACAGATCTTTATCACGACGTTGCCGAGATCGCGCAAAAAATCGGCGCATCGTTCTATTTGCTCGGAAGCGATGAAGAGTCCAATGAGGCTGCAGTGAATCGGACCGCGGAGCTTTATCCGGATCTGGAGATCGCTGGTCGCCGGAATGGCTATTTCTCTGCAAACGAAGAAGACAAAATTGTCGCAGAGATCAACAAACTGGGGCCTGACTTTTTGTGGGTTGGAATGGGTGTTCCCAGAGAACAGCAATTTGTATCGCGGAACCTCAACAAATTGACAAATGTCGGTGTCATTAAGACTTCCGGCGGACTGTTTGACTTTTTGTCATTAAAGCGCTCAAGAGCCCCAAAGTGGATGCAAGCGCTCGGTTTGGAATGGCTCTACAGAACAATTCTTGAGCCGCGCCGACTGGGGCCTAGATATCTCCAGACAAACCACAAGGCGCTTTTTAAGTTTCTTGAAGATTGA